Proteins found in one Panicum hallii strain FIL2 chromosome 4, PHallii_v3.1, whole genome shotgun sequence genomic segment:
- the LOC112890083 gene encoding protein ALTERED XYLOGLUCAN 4-like produces MVTNFLQKYQLQNHQLVLPKKQFITYAVYALIAIAFLHFLLFYPAPASEKPVVVAQVQEEVAAAVSARVNAREQLLPPHPPPHRRDVALGNPQAVEEVPPPPPLPCDYSDGEWVPDARPPLYNGTSCGTIKDGQNCMAHGRPDTGYLYWRWRPRRCDLPAFSPEAFLRWLRNKHLAFVGDSLARNQAESLLCLLASRSPPELVHRDGEENRFRRFAFREFNATVSVFWSPFLVRAAEKAERAGVRHNHVFLDAFDERWMSQLGTLDAAVLSVGHWFLLPGVYHDGGRVVACHDCTDLNRTETDFFGAFRDAVHRTLAEVARRHGGGGGAGEEKVVALTTFSPAHFEGDWDRAGSCPKKRPYRAGENGLGYTESEMRMTVVEAVRAAAGSGSGSGLRFAALDVTALANLRPDGHPGPYMHKDPFGGGEAGDRRVPNDCVHWCMPGPVDTFNEILLQTVLR; encoded by the exons ATGGTCACCAACTTCCTGCAGAAGTACCAGCTCCAGAACCACCAGCTCGTACTCCCCAAGAAGCAGTTCATCACCTACGCCGTCTACGCGCTCATCGCCATCGCCTTCCTCCACTTCCTGCTCTTCTACCCTGCGCCGGCATCTGAGAAGCCAGTGGTGGTGGCGCAAGTACAGGAGGAGGTCGCAGCGGCTGTCTCAGCTCGGGTGAATGCGCGCGAGCAGCTGCTTCCTCCTCATCCCCCTCCTCACCGACGAGATGTGGCGTTGGGGAATCCACAAG CCGTGGAAGAagtgcccccgccgccgccgctgccgtgcgACTACTCCGACGGTGAGTGGGTGCCGGACGCGCGCCCGCCGCTCTACAACGGCACGAGCTGTGGCACTATCAAGGACGGCCAGAACTGCATGGCGCACGGCCGGCCCGACACCGGCTACCTCTACTggcggtggcggccgcggcggtgCGACCTGCCGGCCTTCTCCCCGGAGGCGTTCCTCCGCTGGCTCCGCAACAAGCACCTGGCCTTCGTGGGCGACTCCCTGGCGCGGAACCAGGCGGAGTCGCTGCTGTGCCTCCTCGCGTCGCGCTCCCCGCCGGAGCTCGTGCACCGGGACGGCGAGGAGAACCGGTTCCGGCGGTTCGCGTTCCGGGAGTTCAACGCCACGGTGTCCGTCTTCTGGTCGCCGTTCCTGGTGAGGGCCGCCGAGAAGGCGGAGCGCGCCGGGGTGCGGCACAACCACGTGTTCCTGGACGCGTTCGACGAGCGGTGGATGTCGCAGCTGGGCACGCTCGACGCGGCCGTCCTCTCCGTGGGCCACTGGTTCCTGCTCCCCGGCGTGTACCACGACGGCGGCCGGGTGGTCGCGTGCCACGACTGCACGGACCTCAACCGCACCGAGACCGACTTCTTCGGCGCGTTCAGGGACGCCGTCCACCGGACGCTCGCAGAGGTCGcccggcggcacggcggcggcggcggcgcgggcgaggagAAGGTGGTGGCGCTGACCACGTTCTCGCCGGCGCACTTCGAGGGGGACTGGGACAGGGCCGGCTCGTGCCCGAAGAAGCGGCCGTACAGGGCCGGCGAGAACGGGCTCGGGTACACGGAGTCGGAGATGCGGATGACCGTCGTGGAGGCGGTGCGCGCCGCAGCCGGGTCCGGGTCCGGGTCCGGGCTGCGGTTCGCGGCGCTGGACGTGACGGCGCTGGCCAACCTGCGGCCGGACGGGCACCCGGGGCCGTACATGCATAAGGACCCattcggcggcggcgaggcgggcgaCAGGAGGGTGCCGAACGACTGCGTGCACTGGTGCATGCCCGGGCCGGTGGACACGTTCAACGAGATCCTGCTCCAGACCGTCCTCCGGTGA